The following coding sequences lie in one Peribacillus frigoritolerans genomic window:
- a CDS encoding TVP38/TMEM64 family protein gives MKKVLTIIGLLVIAIFIYSNAELFTLVWKSDLDSVISILKENLLLTFIVTFVLMFVQNSFTIIPLILLLTINVTIFGFIYGYLWSWFTSVVASGFIFYAARNWFQELLLKKIGEKWQETVVEHGFMYVFTGRIFPLIPTSLINLAAGVSTVTFKDFLLATGLGNLIYFFFLSLIPYGLLSVEMNQYTLAALALLFLLFFIIYKRAKKKKKLTFFRKNR, from the coding sequence TTGAAAAAAGTCCTGACCATAATCGGTCTACTTGTAATTGCAATATTTATATACTCTAATGCAGAGCTGTTCACATTAGTTTGGAAAAGTGACCTAGATTCTGTTATTAGCATATTGAAGGAAAACCTTTTGCTTACATTTATTGTGACATTCGTATTGATGTTTGTACAAAATTCTTTTACAATCATCCCCTTAATTTTGCTCCTGACTATCAATGTCACGATATTCGGATTCATATATGGCTATCTATGGAGTTGGTTTACAAGTGTTGTTGCCTCAGGATTCATTTTTTATGCAGCAAGAAACTGGTTTCAGGAGCTTCTCTTAAAGAAGATTGGCGAAAAGTGGCAAGAAACCGTTGTGGAGCATGGCTTCATGTACGTTTTTACAGGCAGGATTTTCCCGCTTATCCCAACAAGCTTAATTAACTTGGCAGCTGGAGTCAGCACTGTCACGTTCAAGGATTTTTTATTAGCGACGGGGCTTGGCAACCTTATATACTTTTTCTTCCTATCGCTGATTCCCTATGGACTGCTATCTGTTGAAATGAACCAATATACGCTAGCTGCACTCGCACTCCTCTTCTTACTATTTTTCATTATCTATAAGCGTGCAAAAAAGAAAAAGAAACTTACCTTCTTCAGAAAAAACAGGTGA
- a CDS encoding QueT transporter family protein, whose amino-acid sequence MNVRTLVINGLLAALYVAVSLVFKPIAFEMFQFRVPEMLNHLIVFNKKYIYGIVGGVFISNLLFSPMVPYDLIFGVGQSLLALLLVIYVSRFIKGIKGRMIATIIFFTFTMFLIAIELNLAFGLPFWLSWMTTAVGEFVVLLIGAPIIYGMNKRIQFEKWL is encoded by the coding sequence ATGAATGTTCGTACACTCGTGATAAACGGGTTATTGGCTGCCTTGTATGTGGCGGTCTCATTGGTGTTTAAACCAATAGCTTTTGAGATGTTCCAATTCCGTGTACCGGAAATGTTGAATCATCTGATTGTATTCAATAAAAAGTATATCTACGGTATCGTTGGCGGAGTCTTCATATCGAATCTGCTCTTTTCACCGATGGTACCATATGATTTGATTTTTGGGGTGGGGCAATCCCTGCTCGCCTTATTGCTTGTCATTTATGTATCTCGTTTCATAAAAGGCATTAAAGGACGGATGATCGCCACGATTATCTTTTTCACGTTCACAATGTTTTTAATTGCAATTGAACTGAACCTTGCCTTTGGCTTGCCATTCTGGCTAAGCTGGATGACTACAGCTGTCGGTGAGTTCGTTGTCCTCCTGATTGGAGCGCCAATCATTTATGGAATGAACAAAAGAATTCAGTTTGAAAAGTGGCTTTAA